Proteins from a genomic interval of Aspergillus flavus chromosome 7, complete sequence:
- a CDS encoding major facilitator superfamily domain-containing protein has product MTSHTEWRSSSAFVTLVVCVAIFTDNFLYGLVVPVLPFALKVRIGLPENDIQFWASAFLAIYGGSIFLGSLLFGWIGDHSMTRKGPFLLGLIAVGGATLLTALTTSLPLFLLARVLQGLSTSSVFTIGYCLLLDTVGSEHIGSAVGFTSMSLSLGLLAGPIIGGLIYDLASYVAVFAPAFALIIIEIILCGLLQPLPPRCKHEHHPSSEQSPLLHHRTEGQGQSSPPTLLILLRSPRFLIAMIGMCMLNTFMTALDAVLPIFLQDLFHYTSSQIAIVFLSNSLPLMILSPLAGYFVDRIGPFRPAILGFVLTAPSLMLLGLIHQNTIFSSVLLRLFLFWFGCGVSLAMPALMTEISMATEAVEKRHPGVFGARGAYSQAYGLSNAAFAAGTLAGPLYAGYIRKWAGWGAMTVSMGVLSLVAVGLVVGFTGRRGGWSGCGREDV; this is encoded by the exons ATGACCTCTCATACGGAATGGCGGTCTTCGAGTGCCTTTGTCACCTTGGTTGTTTGTGTGGCTATCTTTACCGACAATTTTCTCTATGGACTGGTTGTCCCCGTGCTGCCCTTTGCCCTAAAGGTAAGAATAGGTTTGCCAGAGAATGATATTCAATTCTGGGCCTCGGCCTTTTTGGCTATCTATGGAGGCTCTATCTTTCTCGGGTCTT TACTCTTCGGCTGGATAGGAGACCACTCAATGACAAGAAAAGGCCCATTCCTACTAGGTCTCATCGCTGTAGGCGGCGCCACTCTATTAACCGCCCTCACAACCTCTCTCCCTTTATTTCTTCTAGCCAGAGTACTCCAGGGACTCTCCACCTCCAGCGTCTTCACAATCGGTTACTGTCTCCTTCTCGACACAGTCGGAAGTGAACATATTGGGAGCGCCGTAGGCTTCACAAGCATGAGTCTGAGTCTCGGGCTCCTCGCCGGTCCTATTATAGGTGGTTTAATCTACGATTTAGCCAGCTATGTGGCTGTATTTGCCCCGGCATTCGCTCTTATAATTATCGAGATCATTCTCTGTGGACTTCTCCAACCCTTACCACCCAGGTGTAAACATGAACACCATCCATCGTCTGAACAGTCACCTCTTTTACACCATCGCacagaaggacaaggacaatCTTCACCCCCAACCCTactcatcctcctccgctCCCCCCGCTTCCTAATCGCCATGATAGGCATGTGCATGCTAAACACCTTCATGACAGCCCTCGACGCCGTCCTCCCAATTTTCCTCCAGGATCTCTTCCACTACACATCCAGCCAAATAGCCatcgtctttctctctaaCTCCCTTCCTCTCATgattctttccccccttgcCGGTTACTTCGTGGACCGAATCGGACCTTTCCGGCCGGCTATTTTGGGCTTTGTTCTCACCGCACCGAGCTTGATGCTTCTCGGTTTGATTCACCAGAATACAATCTTTTCTTCGGTGCTGCTGCgtttgtttttattttggttTGGGTGCGGCGTGTCATTGGCCATGCCTGCTCTCATGACAGAAATTAGTATGGCAACTGAGGCGGTTGAGAAGCGTCATCCGGGGGTTTTTGGTGCCAGGGGTGCATATTCGCAGGCGTATGGGTTGAGTAATGCTGCTTTTGCGGCTGGGACTCTTGCGGGGCCGCTTTATGCGGGGTATATTCGGAAGTGGGCTGGTTGGGGGGCTATGACTGTTTCGATGGGAGTTCTTAGTCTTGTCGCGGTtggtttggtggttggtttTACGGGGAGACGGGGTGGTTGGAGTGGTTGTGGGAGGGAGGATGTTTGA
- a CDS encoding putative mechanosensitive ion channel (serine/threonine protein kinase) encodes MSTRPGLAEKRLSAHRFQQIPDYSGDGMANPNDVTIEIPLNPVPSRGQTGARKTSINPTSPDPNLYEPPGESGAEEKAALVTGPGRRKRVDSARARSVDDPEDGTLTRMGRIYQAIFNFSIITRYLIYVSPLALLIAIPIIVGATVRQDTRIGGVPLHWFFTWIEVVWLSLWVCKLVAHFLPYVFQFLVGIVSSGTRKYALILHSLQFPIATVLWAVVSLVTFLPIMTLNPVKKAENDTGTKSWEKALKNILFALLVCSLIFLAEKAIVQLISISYHRKQFDKKIKESKRNVTLLGELYDASRSMFPMYCKEFREEDAAMTDIIASKVKGMPRSGSAPLRLIREVGQNVGRIGDKVTAAFGDVAQELTGKEVFNPNSARSIVTLALERKRSSEALARRIWMSFVIEGREALYFEDIAEVLGAGKEAEAEECFQILDRDGNGDISLDEMILTVGEIGRGRKALNHSMHDVDQAIHVLDNLLMTIAFGISVLVFVSFVTSGFGTVIAAGATSLLSLSFVFATTAQEVLGSCIFLFVKHPFDVGDRVEIDSKPYTVERISLLFSVFTSVTDRRTTQVPNVVLNTLWIDNFTRSNAMHETLTIPIKFGTSFSDIELLRQEMELFVRDKENSRDFQPDVSIDVAGVGDMDKLELAVTICHKSNWAIESVRAARRSKFMCALVAAIRKIPIRAPGAADEEPATEDNNDDKPDGGDNNGPGLNTEKMAVSGLTATDSLHDPTMPYGDSRSTGFDLGRDSGSLQRRGGGASASSHSQGTFVDSSRSTGEGEGHDAESFRSPAASPGKDQLSVPYGTLNREPSTGRRKANSTQSTQSTQSTYPTATGGVPILAAPVPPRHATTAPAPPPSAPLPPAPPATEYRPYSAHYYEDSPYDSTQRYELPSMPQPSEQEPYGEYPSPHMNQSPTGEQRTSNERMPGAFVSHTSQYGANHHNNNTR; translated from the exons ATGTCGACTCGGCCTGGACTCGCTGAAAAGCGACTGTCGGCACATCGCTTCCAACAAATCCCTGATTACTCTGGCGACGGCATGGCCAACCCAAACGATGTCACCATTGAAATTCCTCTGAACCCGGTCCCTAGTCGGGGACAAACGGGCGCTCGCAAGACCAGTATCAACCCAACGAGCCCCGACCCCAATCTGTATGAACCGCCGGGAGAGAGCGGCGCTGAAGAAAAGGCCGCCCTGGTCACCGGTCCAGGGCGTCGCAAACGGGTTGATTCGGCGCGAGCGCGGTCGGTGGATGACCCAGAAGATGGAACCTTGACGCGCATGGGACGCATCTACCAAgccatcttcaacttctccatcATCACGAGATACCTCATCTATGTGTCTCCCCTGGCGCTCTTGATTGCAATTCCCATCATTGTGGGTGCCACCGTCCGTCAAGATACGAGGATTGGCGGCGTACCCTTGCATTGGTTTTTCACCTGGATTGAGGTTGTCTGGCTCAGCTTGTGGGTGTGCAAACTCGTCGCTCATTTCCTCCCCTATGTCTTCCAATTCCTGGTTGGTATCGTCAGTTCAGGCACCCGCAAGTATGCCTTGATTCTCCACAGCCTGCAATTTCCCATCGCCACCGTGCTCTGGGCTGTGGTCTCCCTGGTCACCTTCTTACCG ATCATGACGTTGAACCCCGTTAAGAAGGCGGAGAATGACACGGGAACCAAATCTTGGGAGAAAGCCCTCAAGAACATTCTATTTGCTTTACTCGTCTGCAGTTTGATTTTTCTCGCCGAGAAAGCCATCGTTCAGCTGATCTCGATCAGTTATCACCGGAAGCAATTCGATAAGAAGATCAAAGAATCTAAGCGCAACGTCACCCTCCTGGGAGAACTGTACGATGCTTCTCGGAGTATGTTCCCCATGTACTGTAAGGAGTTTCGTGAGGAGGATGCCGCGATGACCGATATCATCGCAAGCAAAGTGAAGGGAATGCCACGTTCGGGATCGGCCCCCTTGCGACTGATTAGGGAAGTTGGGCAAAATGTTGGCCGCATCGGTGACAAAGTGACGGCTGCTTTCGGTGATGTCGCCCAAGAGCTCACGGGTAAAGAAGTCTTTAACCCTAACTCCGCTCGCTCCATCGTCACGCTCGCGTTGGAACGCAAGAGGTCGTCGGAAGCCCTTGCGCGCCGAATCTGGATGTCCTTCGTCATTGAGGGGCGAGAAGCCCTGTAttttgaagatattgccGAGGTATTGGGTGCTGGTAAGGAAGCGGAGGCAGAGGAATGCTTCCAAATTCTGGACCGGGACGGCAATGGTGATATCAGTTTGGATGAGATGATCCTGACTGTCGGGGAGATTGGTCGCGGAAGGAAGGCATTGAACCACAGCATGCATGATGTGGACCAGGCGATTCACGTTTTGGACAATCTTTTGATGACGATTGCGTTCGGTATCAGTGTCTTGGTCTTCGTCTCATTCGTGACCAGCGGCTTTGGCACGGTGATCGCTGCGGGTGCTACCTCTCTGCTATCCCTGAGTTTCGTCTTCGCCACCACCGCTCAAGAAGTCCTCGGTTCCTGTATCTTCTTGTTTGTGAAACATCCTTTTGACGTCGGCGATCGGGTGGAAATTGACAGCAAGCCATACACGGTAGAACGTATCTCGTTGCTCTTCTCGGTCTTTACCAGCGTGACGGACCGTCGAACCACTCAGGTTCCGAACGTCGTGCTGAACACGCTTTGGATTGACAATTTCACCCGTTCCAATGCCATGCATGAAACATTGACCATTCCCATCAAGTTTGGCACGAGCTTCTCCGATATCGAACTTCTTCGGCAAGAAATGGAGCTCTTTGTGCGTGACAAGGAGAACAGCCGTGACTTCCAGCCGGACGTCAGCATCGATGTCGCCGGAGTGGGTGATATGGATAAGCTGGAGCTCGCTGTCACGATCTGCCATAAATCCAACTGGGCCATTGAGTCGGTTCGCGCGGCCCGTCGCTCCAAGTTCATGTGCGCATTGGTGGCCGCCATCCGCAAGATCCCTATCCGTGCCCCTGGTGCGGCCGATGAGGAACCTGCTACCGAAGACAACAACGATGACAAGCCCGATGGCGGTGATAACAACGGCCCTGGCCTCAACACTGAGAAGATGGCTGTGTCTGGACTCACCGCTACGGACAGCCTCCATGATCCGACTATGCCATACGGCGACTCACGTTCGACCGGGTTTGACCTTGGTCGGGATTCCGGATCCCTGCAGCGTCGTGGAGGCGGCGCCTCGGCCAGCTCTCATAGCCAAGGTACCTTCGTCGATTCTAGCCGTTCTACCGGGGAAGGCGAGGGACACGACGCGGAGAGCTTTCGATCGCCGGCCGCCTCCCCAGGAAAGGATCAGTTGAGCGTCCCCTATGGCACCCTCAACCGCGAGCCATCGACCGGCCGCCGCAAGGCCAACAGCACCCAGAGCACTCAGAGCACTCAGAGCACCTATCCCACTGCCACGGGCGGGGTTCCCATCCTGGCTGCGCCCGTACCTCCCCGGCATGCCACCACGGCTCCAGCACCACCTCCCTCCGCACCTCTCCCACCGGCACCACCGGCAACGGAGTATCGGCCCTACTCCGCCCACTACTACGAGGATAGTCCATATGACTCCACCCAGCGGTATGAGCTCCCCTCAATGCCACAGCCTTCAGAGCAGGAGCCTTACGGGGAATATC
- a CDS encoding putative lipopolysaccharide biosynthesis protein rffA, with protein MDMRTNTIHTTCTTIIGTELANIEDVLTLNNLSGKGKYTRLCEQWLEQFMRGNNGRALVVSSCTSALEMAAILADIQAGDEVIVPSYTYVTTVNAFALRGAVPVFVDLDDATMNIDANLIERAITPKTRAIIPIHYGGVACDMDKIMKVAKRHQLFVCEDAAMACTSTYKGQILGTIGNIGCISFQEKKNFTAGGQGGALLVNDPVLAERAEILYNHGTNRSRFMRGEVDSYQWLDLGLNVLYQSYRSGAARGSDSAYG; from the coding sequence ATGGATATGCGCACCAATACTATCCATACGACCTGCACCACCATTATTGGCACCGAGTTGGCCAATATTGAAGATGTACTCACTCTGAACAACCTTTCCGGCAAGGGGAAATATACCCGGCTGTGTGAACAATGGCTGGAGCAGTTCATGAGAGGAAATAACGGACGAGCACTGGTTGTCTCTTCCTGCACCTCCGCCCTGGAGATGGCCGCCATACTTGCCGATATCCAAGCAGGCGACGAGGTGATTGTCCCCAGCTATACGTACGTGACAACCGTGAATGCATTCGCACTGCGGGGCGCCGTGCCTGTGTTTGTAGATTTGGACGACGCCACGATGAACATCGACGCGAACCTTATCGAAAGGGCTATTACACCCAAGACGCGAGCAATCATCCCCATTCACTATGGCGGGGTCGCATGCGACATGGACAAAATCATGAAGGTCGCTAAAAGACATCAACTATTCGTCTGCGAAGATGCAGCCATGGCATGCACATCCACCTATAAGGGCCAGATTCTCGGCACTATAGGCAACATCGGCTGCATCAGCTttcaggaaaagaagaactttACAGCCGGAGGTCAAGGAGGTGCCCTTCTAGTCAATGATCCAGTATTAGCTGAGCGAGCCGAGATCCTCTATAACCACGGGACCAACCGTTCGCGCTTCATGCGCGGTGAAGTTGATAGCTACCAGTGGCTGGATCTGGGGTTGAATGTTCTATATCAGAGTTATAGATCTGGCGCAGCGCGAGGATCTGATTCGGCATATGGCTAG